The Allochromatium tepidum genome has a window encoding:
- a CDS encoding phosphoribulokinase, with protein sequence MSKKHPIVAVTGSSGAGTTTVKRAFEHIFHRDNISAAVIEGDSFHRYDRATMKAEMTAAAQRGESLSHFGPLANRFDLLEELFREYGETGCGKKRYYIHSDEEARQLNARLGTSLNPGEFTPWEDLPAGTDLLFYEGLHGLVVTEDSNVAQHVDLGVGVVPIVNLEWIQKIHRDNLERGYSAEAIVDTIMRRMPDYIRYITPQFSLTDINFQRVPTVDTSNPFIARDIPTPDESFVIIRFRDPRKLQIDFPYLLSMIHDSFMSRRNSMVVPGGKMGFAMEIILQPIIERMMDARRV encoded by the coding sequence ATGTCCAAGAAGCATCCGATCGTCGCCGTCACCGGCTCGTCCGGCGCCGGCACCACGACCGTCAAGCGCGCCTTCGAGCACATCTTCCATCGCGACAATATCAGCGCGGCGGTGATCGAGGGCGACAGCTTCCATCGCTACGACCGCGCCACCATGAAGGCCGAGATGACCGCCGCCGCCCAGCGCGGCGAGAGTCTCAGCCACTTCGGACCTTTAGCCAACCGCTTCGACCTGCTCGAAGAGCTCTTCCGCGAATACGGCGAGACCGGCTGCGGCAAGAAGCGTTACTACATCCACAGCGACGAGGAAGCCCGCCAGCTCAACGCCCGGCTCGGAACCTCGCTCAATCCCGGCGAGTTCACGCCCTGGGAGGATCTGCCGGCCGGTACCGATCTGCTCTTCTACGAGGGTCTGCACGGTCTGGTCGTCACCGAGGACAGCAACGTCGCCCAGCACGTGGATCTGGGCGTCGGCGTGGTGCCGATCGTCAACCTGGAATGGATCCAGAAGATCCACCGCGACAACCTCGAGCGCGGCTATTCGGCCGAGGCCATCGTCGACACCATCATGCGCCGGATGCCGGACTACATCCGCTACATCACGCCGCAGTTCTCGCTGACCGACATCAACTTCCAGCGCGTGCCCACGGTCGACACCTCCAATCCCTTCATCGCCCGCGACATCCCGACGCCGGACGAGAGCTTCGTCATCATCCGCTTCAGGGATCCGCGCAAGCTCCAGATCGACTTCCCCTATCTGCTGTCGATGATCCACGACTCCTTCATGTCGCGGCGCAACTCCATGGTGGTGCCGGGCGGCAAGATGGGCTTTGCGATGGAGATCATCCTGCAGCCCATCATCGAGCGCATGATGGACGCGCGTCGGGTCTAG
- the pdxH gene encoding pyridoxamine 5'-phosphate oxidase — MNANPETLRRELMEHGLARSELDPDPIRQFQDWYDLAIRTDLPEPNSLTLCTVDARGRPSARTVLLKLYDARGFVFFTNYESRKAREIEANPQVAMLFPWVALARQVQISGRAERISTAESLAYFTTRPRGSQIGAWASPQSQVIGTRSLLEMKVAEMARRFSQGEIPLPDFWGGYRVVPDMIEFWQGRESRLHDRFRYVQRDDGGWRIERLAP; from the coding sequence ATGAACGCGAATCCCGAGACCTTGAGACGCGAGCTGATGGAGCATGGTCTTGCGCGCTCCGAACTCGATCCCGATCCGATCCGGCAGTTCCAGGACTGGTATGATCTGGCCATCCGGACAGATCTCCCTGAGCCGAACAGTCTGACGCTCTGCACCGTCGACGCTCGGGGCCGACCCTCGGCGCGCACCGTGCTGCTCAAGCTCTACGACGCGCGCGGTTTCGTCTTCTTCACCAACTACGAGAGCCGCAAGGCGCGTGAGATCGAGGCCAATCCGCAGGTGGCCATGCTGTTCCCCTGGGTGGCGCTGGCGCGACAGGTCCAGATCAGCGGACGCGCCGAGCGCATCTCGACGGCTGAGTCGCTGGCCTATTTCACCACCCGACCGCGCGGTAGCCAGATCGGCGCCTGGGCCTCGCCCCAGAGCCAGGTCATCGGCACGCGCTCGCTGCTGGAGATGAAGGTCGCCGAGATGGCGCGTCGCTTCTCCCAGGGCGAGATCCCCCTGCCCGACTTCTGGGGCGGCTATCGGGTCGTGCCGGACATGATCGAGTTCTGGCAGGGGCGCGAGAGTCGGCTGCACGACCGGTTTCGCTATGTCCAGCGGGACGATGGCGGATGGAGGATCGAACGACTGGCGCCTTGA
- the rsxD gene encoding electron transport complex subunit RsxD translates to MQNSIISSPHVPRVNRVDRVMLEVLLALIPGILVMTWFFGWGTLINIVLAVTFAVVAETAVMLLRGRSPLIALRDLSAVVTAVLFALSVSPTLPWWLTLLGMLFAIVLVKQLYGGLGYNPFNPAMAAYVFLLVSYPVAMTTWLAPAGLAEHPLSFMESLQLILNGALPTGLEWDALSSATPLDEMRGKLDLGQTLDQIGRSRTWGWLGGRGWEWVGVAFLLGGVYLLWRRIITWHIPVSMLLGLTAAAALFWTIDPQTHPTPLFHLFSGAAMLGAFFIATDPVTACTTKKGQLVFGAGIGLIVYVIRSWGGYPDAVAFAVLLMNIAAPTIDYYTQPRVFGHGSART, encoded by the coding sequence ATGCAAAATTCCATCATCTCCTCCCCCCATGTGCCCCGCGTCAACCGTGTCGATCGAGTCATGCTCGAAGTGCTGCTGGCGCTCATCCCCGGCATCCTGGTCATGACTTGGTTCTTCGGCTGGGGCACCCTGATCAACATCGTGCTGGCCGTGACCTTCGCCGTGGTCGCCGAAACCGCCGTGATGCTCCTGCGCGGACGCTCGCCCCTGATCGCGCTGCGTGACCTGAGCGCCGTGGTGACGGCGGTGCTCTTCGCGCTCTCGGTCTCGCCGACGCTGCCCTGGTGGCTGACCCTGCTCGGGATGCTGTTCGCCATCGTGCTGGTCAAGCAGCTCTATGGCGGTCTGGGCTACAACCCCTTCAATCCGGCGATGGCGGCCTATGTGTTCCTGCTGGTTTCCTATCCGGTGGCCATGACCACCTGGCTGGCGCCCGCCGGACTGGCCGAGCATCCGCTGAGCTTCATGGAGTCGCTGCAACTGATCCTGAACGGCGCCCTGCCGACCGGTCTGGAATGGGATGCCCTGTCCTCGGCCACGCCGCTCGACGAGATGCGCGGCAAGCTCGACCTGGGCCAGACCCTCGACCAGATCGGCCGGAGCCGGACCTGGGGCTGGCTCGGCGGACGCGGCTGGGAATGGGTCGGGGTGGCGTTCCTGCTCGGCGGCGTCTATCTGCTGTGGCGGCGGATCATCACCTGGCACATCCCGGTGTCGATGCTGCTGGGCCTGACGGCGGCGGCCGCCCTGTTCTGGACCATCGATCCGCAGACGCACCCGACGCCGCTGTTCCATCTGTTCAGCGGCGCGGCCATGCTCGGGGCCTTCTTCATCGCCACCGACCCGGTGACGGCCTGCACCACCAAGAAGGGTCAGCTCGTCTTCGGCGCCGGCATCGGCCTCATCGTCTATGTGATCCGCTCCTGGGGCGGCTATCCGGATGCGGTGGCCTTCGCGGTCTTGCTGATGAACATCGCCGCCCCGACCATCGATTACTACACCCAACCTCGCGTCTTTGGACATGGGAGCGCACGCACATGA
- a CDS encoding electron transport complex subunit E: MSAPQSYGHILSSGVWSNNQSLVALLGLCPLLATTTSATNGLGMGLATTAVIVCSNGTVSLVRNLVRPEIRIPVFVLVIASFVTLVELVMQAFFYDLYQVLGLFISLIVVNCMIIGRAEAFASKNRVDRALLDGLAVGLGATLVLTTLGGLREFVGQGTLFHQADLLLGDWAKAISLSLGADFQGALIAILPPGAFIGLGLMIALKNLIDRRAKRRAAARAAQAARPAVSSA; encoded by the coding sequence ATGTCGGCACCCCAATCCTACGGACACATCCTCAGTAGCGGAGTCTGGAGCAACAACCAGTCACTAGTGGCGCTGCTCGGACTCTGTCCGCTGCTGGCGACCACGACCTCGGCCACCAACGGACTCGGCATGGGTCTGGCGACCACGGCGGTCATCGTCTGTTCCAACGGCACGGTCTCCCTGGTGCGCAATCTGGTGCGGCCCGAGATCCGCATCCCGGTGTTCGTCCTGGTCATCGCCTCCTTCGTCACCCTGGTCGAGCTGGTCATGCAGGCGTTCTTCTATGACCTGTACCAGGTGCTGGGGCTGTTCATCTCGTTGATCGTGGTCAACTGCATGATCATCGGCCGGGCCGAGGCGTTCGCCTCCAAGAACCGGGTCGATCGCGCCCTGCTCGACGGGCTGGCCGTGGGTCTGGGCGCGACCCTGGTACTGACCACGCTCGGCGGTCTGCGCGAGTTCGTCGGTCAGGGAACGCTGTTCCATCAGGCCGACCTGCTGCTCGGCGACTGGGCCAAGGCGATCTCGCTGAGCCTGGGCGCGGACTTCCAGGGCGCCCTGATCGCCATCCTGCCGCCCGGCGCCTTCATCGGGCTGGGCTTGATGATCGCGCTCAAGAACCTCATCGACCGGCGCGCCAAGCGCCGGGCGGCGGCACGGGCCGCGCAGGCGGCGCGACCGGCCGTTTCGTCGGCCTGA
- a CDS encoding ATP-binding protein: MAVLESTLERRTGASGRAAGLRVNPELQSGTVRLQADESTTRRFGGTGLGITIARELAVLMGGAIEVESEEGRGSLFRVRLPLLDELPSAVAEEPAAYRVETIPNDWRTPYAGPKIRVLVADPGPDRQCLGRRATRLSGRRHERLPRQAGQAGRAVGHDRAPWSAGRYGGGDSDWPGWLALGRRDA; encoded by the coding sequence ATGGCGGTACTCGAATCGACGCTGGAACGGCGTACCGGCGCCTCGGGTCGGGCGGCGGGTCTCAGGGTAAATCCGGAACTCCAGTCGGGCACGGTGCGCCTCCAGGCCGATGAGTCGACCACGCGCCGCTTCGGCGGCACCGGATTGGGGATCACCATTGCGCGCGAACTGGCCGTGCTCATGGGCGGCGCCATCGAGGTCGAGAGCGAGGAGGGACGGGGCAGTCTGTTCCGGGTACGTCTGCCGCTGCTCGACGAACTCCCGTCCGCCGTGGCCGAGGAACCCGCTGCCTACAGGGTCGAAACGATACCGAACGACTGGCGCACACCCTATGCTGGACCGAAGATTCGGGTTCTGGTGGCCGATCCTGGCCCTGACCGCCAATGCCTCGGAAGACGTGCGACACGCCTGTCTGGCCGCCGGCATGAACGGCTTCCTCGCCAAGCCGGTCAAGCCGGACGAGCTGTGGGGCACGATCGAGCGCCTTGGAGCGCTGGACGATACGGGGGAGGGGACTCAGATTGGCCCGGCTGGCTGGCCCTGGGCCGCCGGGATGCCTGA
- the recQ gene encoding DNA helicase RecQ, which yields MGESAQEILSRVFGYDRFRGAQAEIIEHVISGGDALVLMPTGGGKSLCYQIPALIRPGTAIVVSPLIALMQDQVEALRQLGVHAAFLNSSLDLDEARAVERALRNGSLDLLYVAPERLLTERCLSLLDSIEIALFAIDEAHCVSQWGHDFRPEYIQLECLQKRWPQVPRIALTATADAPTRNEIVARLRLESARRFVSSFDRPNIRYRIVEKTNPRRQLLDFLRREHPESAGIVYCLSRRRVEETALHLQERGFRALPYHAGLPAEMRREHQARFLREDGLIMVATIAFGMGIDKPDVRFVAHLDLPKSPESYYQETGRAGRDGLPADAWMAYGLSDLVTLRRLIEESEAEERFKRIEMHKLDAMLGLCETTNCRRQVLLNYFGEPLERPCGNCDTCLEPVETWDGTEAARKALSCIYRTGQRFGSAYLADVLLGKSNDRIRRFGHDRVSTFGIGQSVDGRPMTADQWRSVYRQLVAAGLVSVDVEGHGSLRLTEAGRPLLRGECGIQLRRDPERKRGGDRTRAPRVAAPSDPEAADLWQALRAHRFALAQEQDVPAYIIFNDATLRAMLERRPRTLIEMGRLTGVGETKLARFGEGFLRVIAEHEARQGGRPVSRAVGE from the coding sequence ATGGGTGAATCAGCACAAGAGATCCTGAGCCGCGTCTTCGGCTACGACCGCTTTCGCGGCGCCCAGGCCGAGATCATCGAGCATGTGATTTCCGGCGGGGATGCCCTGGTGCTGATGCCCACCGGCGGCGGCAAGTCGCTCTGCTATCAGATCCCGGCCCTGATCCGGCCCGGAACCGCGATCGTGGTCTCGCCCCTGATCGCGCTCATGCAGGATCAGGTCGAGGCGCTGCGTCAGCTCGGTGTGCACGCGGCCTTCCTGAACTCCTCACTCGATCTCGACGAGGCGCGGGCCGTCGAGCGCGCGTTGCGCAACGGGTCGCTGGATCTGCTCTATGTCGCCCCCGAGCGCCTGCTGACCGAGCGCTGTCTGTCCCTGCTGGACTCGATCGAGATCGCGCTCTTCGCCATCGACGAGGCGCACTGCGTCTCGCAATGGGGCCACGACTTCCGGCCCGAATACATCCAGCTCGAGTGCTTGCAGAAACGCTGGCCCCAGGTGCCGCGCATCGCGCTCACCGCCACCGCCGACGCTCCGACCCGCAACGAGATCGTCGCCCGGCTGCGGCTGGAGTCGGCGCGCCGATTCGTCTCCAGCTTCGACCGGCCCAACATCCGCTATCGCATCGTCGAGAAGACCAATCCGCGCCGGCAACTGCTCGACTTCCTGCGTCGCGAGCATCCGGAGAGCGCCGGTATCGTTTACTGTCTCTCGCGCCGCCGGGTCGAGGAGACGGCGCTCCATCTCCAGGAACGGGGTTTCCGGGCGCTGCCCTATCACGCCGGTCTGCCCGCCGAGATGCGCCGCGAGCATCAGGCCCGCTTCCTGCGCGAGGACGGGCTGATCATGGTCGCCACCATCGCCTTCGGCATGGGCATCGACAAGCCGGACGTGCGCTTCGTCGCCCATCTGGATCTGCCCAAGAGTCCGGAGTCCTATTATCAGGAGACCGGACGCGCCGGACGCGACGGTCTGCCGGCCGATGCCTGGATGGCCTATGGCCTGAGCGACCTGGTGACCTTGCGCCGTCTGATCGAGGAGTCCGAGGCCGAGGAGCGCTTCAAGCGCATCGAGATGCACAAGCTCGACGCCATGCTCGGGCTGTGCGAGACGACCAACTGCCGCCGTCAGGTGCTGCTGAACTATTTCGGCGAGCCTCTGGAACGCCCCTGCGGCAACTGCGACACCTGTCTGGAGCCGGTCGAGACCTGGGATGGTACGGAAGCCGCACGCAAGGCACTGTCCTGCATCTATCGCACCGGACAGCGCTTCGGCAGCGCCTATCTGGCCGATGTGCTGCTCGGCAAGTCCAACGACCGTATCCGTCGCTTCGGTCATGATCGGGTCAGCACCTTCGGTATCGGTCAGAGCGTCGACGGACGTCCGATGACGGCCGATCAGTGGCGTTCGGTCTATCGCCAACTGGTGGCCGCCGGGCTGGTCTCGGTGGACGTCGAGGGGCATGGCTCGCTGCGGCTGACCGAGGCCGGTCGCCCGCTGCTGCGCGGTGAGTGCGGCATCCAACTGAGGCGCGATCCGGAACGCAAGCGTGGAGGTGACCGGACGCGCGCGCCCCGCGTCGCCGCGCCGAGCGATCCCGAGGCCGCCGATCTCTGGCAGGCGCTGCGCGCGCATCGCTTCGCGCTGGCCCAGGAGCAGGACGTGCCGGCCTACATCATCTTTAATGACGCGACCCTGCGCGCGATGCTGGAGCGGCGACCGCGCACGCTCATCGAGATGGGGCGGCTCACGGGCGTCGGCGAGACCAAGCTGGCGCGGTTCGGGGAGGGGTTTCTGCGTGTGATCGCCGAGCATGAGGCCCGTCAGGGCGGCCGGCCGGTGTCGCGAGCTGTGGGTGAGTGA
- the aceA gene encoding isocitrate lyase — protein sequence MNRQDQIQTIERDWAENPRWTDVKRGYSAADVVRLRGSVQPEYTYAKLGAEKLWKLVRGGAKKGYVNCMGAITGGQAMQQAKAGIEAIYLSGWQVAADGNTSETMYPDQSLYAYDSVPIMVRRINNSFKRADEIQWSRGIGPGDEGYIDYFLPIVADAEAGFGGVLNAFELMKNMIANGAAGVHFEDQLAAVKKCGHMGGKVLVPTREAVQKLIAARLAADVMGVPTLLLARTDAEAANLLTSDVDDNDRPFITGARTDEGFYVVKNGLEQAISRGLAYAPYADLVWCETGTPDLGFAREFAQAVLGANPNKLLAYNCSPSFNWKKNLDDRTIARFQDELADMGYKYQFITLAGIHSMWYNMFDLAYDYARGEGMRHYVEKVQGPEFAARDKGYTFVSHQQEVGAGYFDDVTTVIQGGQSSVTALTGSTEEEQFH from the coding sequence ATGAACCGTCAAGATCAGATCCAGACCATCGAACGCGACTGGGCCGAGAATCCACGCTGGACCGACGTCAAGCGCGGCTACAGCGCCGCCGACGTGGTGCGTCTGCGCGGCTCGGTCCAGCCCGAGTACACCTATGCCAAGCTCGGCGCCGAGAAGCTCTGGAAGCTGGTCCGTGGTGGAGCCAAGAAGGGCTATGTCAACTGCATGGGCGCCATCACCGGCGGTCAGGCGATGCAGCAGGCCAAGGCCGGCATCGAGGCCATCTATCTGTCGGGCTGGCAGGTCGCCGCCGACGGCAACACCTCCGAGACCATGTACCCCGACCAGTCGCTCTATGCCTATGACTCGGTCCCGATCATGGTGCGGCGTATCAACAACAGCTTCAAGCGGGCCGACGAGATCCAGTGGTCGCGCGGCATCGGTCCGGGCGACGAGGGCTACATCGACTACTTCCTGCCGATCGTGGCCGATGCCGAGGCCGGTTTCGGCGGCGTGCTCAACGCCTTCGAGCTGATGAAGAACATGATCGCCAACGGCGCCGCCGGTGTCCATTTCGAGGATCAGCTCGCCGCCGTCAAGAAGTGCGGTCACATGGGCGGCAAGGTGCTGGTGCCCACGCGCGAGGCGGTGCAGAAGCTGATCGCGGCGCGTCTGGCCGCCGATGTCATGGGCGTGCCGACCCTGCTGCTGGCGCGTACCGATGCGGAGGCCGCCAACCTGCTCACCAGTGATGTCGACGACAACGACCGTCCCTTCATCACCGGCGCGCGCACCGATGAGGGCTTCTATGTCGTCAAGAACGGTCTGGAGCAGGCCATCAGTCGCGGTCTGGCCTATGCGCCCTATGCCGATCTGGTGTGGTGTGAAACCGGCACGCCGGATCTCGGGTTCGCGCGTGAGTTCGCGCAAGCCGTGCTGGGTGCGAATCCCAACAAGCTGCTCGCCTACAACTGTTCGCCCTCGTTCAACTGGAAAAAGAATCTGGACGATCGCACCATCGCGCGCTTCCAGGACGAGCTGGCCGACATGGGCTACAAGTACCAGTTCATCACGCTCGCCGGCATTCACAGCATGTGGTACAACATGTTCGATCTGGCCTACGACTATGCGCGCGGCGAGGGTATGCGCCACTATGTCGAGAAGGTCCAGGGTCCGGAGTTCGCCGCGCGCGACAAGGGCTATACCTTCGTTTCGCATCAGCAGGAAGTGGGCGCGGGTTACTTCGACGACGTGACCACGGTCATCCAGGGCGGGCAGTCGTCCGTCACGGCGCTCACCGGCTCGACCGAGGAAGAGCAGTTCCACTGA
- the rsxG gene encoding electron transport complex subunit RsxG, translating into MMTKAKSILLSGGVLGAFAIGGVSLVAVTHGSVGERIADNQYQAMKRKLDTILPVEQINNDPLQDSLRVSARDLLGADSTQVYRARHDESPVAVVLEPEVPDGYAGPIKLLVSVLHDGTLGGVRVVSHHETPGLGDKIEEAKSDWVLEFTGKSLTNPPLEKWGVKRDGGEFDQFTGATITPRSIVKAVRDTLLYVRQQGEALYQPVETETAKVEGGRG; encoded by the coding sequence ATGATGACCAAGGCCAAATCCATCCTGCTGTCCGGCGGCGTGCTCGGCGCCTTCGCCATCGGCGGGGTCTCGCTGGTCGCCGTCACTCACGGCTCGGTCGGCGAGCGCATCGCCGACAACCAGTATCAGGCGATGAAGCGCAAGCTCGACACCATCCTGCCGGTTGAGCAGATCAACAACGACCCGCTCCAGGACAGCCTCCGGGTCAGCGCCCGCGACCTGCTCGGCGCCGACTCCACCCAGGTCTATCGCGCGCGCCACGACGAATCCCCGGTCGCCGTGGTGCTCGAACCCGAGGTTCCGGACGGCTATGCCGGTCCGATCAAGCTGCTGGTCTCGGTGCTGCACGACGGTACCCTGGGCGGGGTGCGCGTGGTCTCGCATCACGAGACGCCCGGACTGGGCGACAAGATCGAGGAGGCCAAGTCGGACTGGGTGCTGGAGTTCACCGGCAAGTCGCTGACCAATCCGCCGCTGGAGAAATGGGGCGTGAAACGCGACGGCGGTGAGTTCGATCAGTTCACGGGCGCCACCATCACGCCGCGTTCGATCGTCAAAGCCGTGCGCGACACCCTGCTCTATGTCCGGCAACAGGGCGAGGCGCTCTACCAGCCGGTCGAAACTGAAACGGCGAAGGTCGAGGGAGGTCGAGGCTGA